A window of Marmota flaviventris isolate mMarFla1 chromosome 11, mMarFla1.hap1, whole genome shotgun sequence genomic DNA:
TAAGCATAATAGGTGAGAAATATTGCTTTTCATTTAGATAAAACAGGGAACAGTGAAATCTAATGAACATAACTGTCTTCCTTTACAAGTTAccatgtttgaaaaaataaaaagtatttccaaaaatgaaaaccacTAAAATTTCTAAGAATATGTATTGTATAATAATATTCACGACATATAAGCAATGGTTTATTTCTAAAGTTGATTAAGGAATAAATACCAGCAATTTAAATtctcaaatataaatgaaaatgtgcTTGAAACCTTTTAAGGCAAGGTATTTGTTAACTAACAAAAACATCTTACTCTGGTCATCTAAAGTGGACCTCAATAAGTAACTTCTTTAATTCAAAGAGGATAGACAGGTCCCAAAGATAAGGTATCCTATATAATTAAAATCTGTTAGTACAAAGTACCATAAGCATCCCCTAATGACATCCAAAAACATACATCCTGTAGAAATTTTCTTTCAACAACTGTGAATAACCTGAACTAATTCACACATGTTGCAACtgctttcaaaaagaaaacctagGACAAATGCCATTACTTTTCAGGATTTAAATACAGACAACTCAGAGACGCCGCAAGGTCTCAATCACTAATGAGTATTACCAGTGATTTTATAATGTAGGCCTCTGAGATGTTATTGACCTACCTAAAGAGAATGTCAGACACTCCTGAATATGAACAAACACTCCTTTGCTTTGGTTCTGAAAACACCATAAAGTAGCTAAGGCAAATATTCAAGGGGGCACAGAACAATACTGGAAAACTGGATCAGAGGTAGAAGTAAAGCTTTTGTTTGTAATGTGCTTTTGTATAAAGGTAACAAATCTGTGATCTGGGGAAAACACAACTTAAAAATGAATCACTCTTTTATAAGATGTTTGAAGATaatgctttttaatatttcaaatattttttaaaatgtcataaaaaacGTATCACCTTAACAGTACTTTGCACATGTGGAATTCATACCTAAATCTGATactattttggtttatttatggCTACTTACAAGAAGACTCATGGTATTAATGTCCATTTGTCTGAGTCTTTTTCTTTGGTAGAGCCTAATGGGACCAGGCAGATGAACTATTTTATGCAAACAATTTGGTTAAAGCAAATTCACGATAATATGAATTATAAGATTTTTGTTTAAtggaaataaactttaaaagattTCCACATTTATCCCCATTGTGGTTCTGGAAGCTTAATATCCTGTTCAGAGGTTAAAGAGTTTCAATAGCTCACACAATCCTGTAAAAATCACAACCGGCTGCCCtttaataaataaagtcattgtaaAGAATTACATTTACAGAGTGAAAAGTAAATACATAGCATTTCAAATTCAATTTTGGAAGTACTAATAAGTACTGACCCATAACAATATACACTAGCTATCTTTTTAACTGTCCATCATTAGCACCAATAAAGATTCAACAAAATTACCTTTATTCCCACATCTCAAAACAATTCTGCAAATTCTTAGTGAAGTTTAACTACAGCCACAGACCTTAAATATTCACATTGTTTCCTATGCTATACTGAAAATAAATTCACTACTTTTCTGGATACTCTTTacaaaatcttattaaaattccTGGTTTTATCCCCAATTATACAGTAGCACAACCACCCTATGTCATTTCACATGATAGCTCTGTAGAGGTTTCACATCTAAAATTACCAAGAACAAAAACCCTTCCCTCCCTCATCTTGCATTCAGCTTAATTCTATACTAGTCCTTGGATTATGTACCACTGTAAAAGTATAACTGTATCAAAATTACCATGTTTATGGATACAATATTATGCCATACAGAGCAACAAAGTTACATATAATGACAAAGATTACTAATGTTATGCAAGACAATAACAAATGTGGACATGCTAGCTAGGCAAAGTCCCTACAAAGAGGCTGCTAGTTTCCCAAGTTCAAATAACATtgacaaaaataattaacaattatcttaaaaaaaattataagctaCTGGCAAATAAGGTAACTGCTAAATAAAAGTAGAGCACAAGATTAAACTCTTAATATTTACAACCACAAGATTTTTGAGTAAAATTACAATTGTGCACATATCAGTGGCTTTGTAACAAAAATAGTTCATATACACAGAGGAAAAATTAAGACAGTTTTCCGTTCAACAGAAGTTGAATCCAACCCATCTCAAAGATACTAAACAGCTCGAAGGTATACCACAGAATAAATTCAAGATTAGCCAATAAACAAGAGCCATACTACTGGTGTTTTAAGACAAAATTTAACCATGTTAAAGTCTATTATTCAATCAGGAGTCAGATGACTGTGCAAACTTTACCTCAACAGGAATATACTGAGATGtgcaaacaaatataaaaccTCCACTAGAGTGGTTTGACGGGagactgaagttttttttttttttttccttatagaacTTTCTGATAACAATCATAAGCTGTAAGTACAGGTACAATGCACAGTCAGTGATCTTTTTATTGTTAGAATATAAAACAATTAAGAGAGcataggtttcatttcatttttataaggaAGACTGCATTTACCTGAAAAAAATATGGcatcacacacagacacacttcAGGGGAGGAGTATATTTAAGAATACGGTGTAATTCTGAATGCTAAAGGTAAAGTGATCCTTGTTTACTGTTAAAATATGTAGTGTTAAAAGTTCTTTAAGGAAAAACTTACTAATTCTTCACTATGTAAGTTTTTGTGAATTTAGTTTTCAAATCACAGTAATCCACATATCCATTATTAATAGCTGTTTTGTAGTACTGCAACAAGCCAACAAACACTTAAATGCACTTCACATCAAGAGtatgtaaactttattttttcctcttcaagcCTTCAGAAAATTAGGGGTTATTTCAGCAGCCAATCTGGTCAAAACCTCTGAAGGCAAAAATTGAGTGCCTCACAGTACAGACCATCTGTGGCACTGCATACCCATCCGGTAGTGAAGTGTCCCCCTCTAATGGCTTCCAGTAAGGCCTAGAGTTTAAGGTTAACATGAAAAAGTGCCACCTTTGTTTTAGGTTAGTGATGGACTCTgacaagagaaaataaagttattctgTATATTGTTATACTTACAAGCAGCTCCAATCCTGAGTATTTATGGTAATAtctaaacatacaaaaatgtatgTACATTTTTCTCCACTTTCTTGTAAACAGTTGTCAGCATACTGTTTTATCCCTTTATCATTGAAACATGCAAATCATACATACAGtataaatacacaaaagaaaacaatttacaCTCATTCAAAAGCCAAGCAACAAAAAAATAGCTACAgtattcaaattataaataatggATGCTTGAGGCATCTTATATTCCTAGAAGCAGCCAGCCATTCATCCTAATGTTCTTAGCTGCAATTGTAGAAATACTGAGTTTTGCACCTTCCATGCTTTTACAGTATTTATAAACACTATCATATGTGGAGATAAAGACTTGTTTACTATAATCTCTTCTTTTCAGAATGAAGAATAAAGCAGCACTTACAAATTTTGAAGCAGTGGCAGCAACAGCAGGTGTTACCACTGCTAGATCAGGAGGAAGTTTTCcactttaaccatttttaaattaaaaaagtaaaggaaaaattgACCTAAACAAATGATTACATGTTCATTCCTTGGGCACTTAACAGCGAGTCCAGCATGTCGAATGTGTCTTTGTAGTCCATATGCTGGCTGTTTGTACTGTACTCGTGATTGGCATCAGGACCGTTGGTCTCCACTGGCTTCTTGTCCAGTTTCACGAGGGTGCTGAGATGTCCGTAGCCCACCTGGTATGTGACAGGGGGAGGAGGGGGTAAGGGATGGTTAAAAACAGAGTTGTGAGAGGATATATACTGCTTAACAGAGGAGGAAGAACTAGATGAACTACCTGAACTTTTGGAACTTTTGCTCATTTTGGAGTGATGGTTGTGAGAGGCATCATTGATATGCAGCTTCTTCCTTGAAGAACTGGAACTAGAGGAAATGCCATCACTGCTCAGGCCAACAGGACTCCTCAAAACAGTGGGTGGTATTCCATCAGCACTGTGTTTactgccactgctgctgctgctgctgctgccactatGTAAGTGGGAATGCTTGTGACTGCTTGCATGGTGACGGTTTGCAGGATGCTCCTTGTGCTTTTCCTTATGGTCTCTGCTAATATGAGGGCTTGAATGTTTGCTCTTCCCACTGCCTTCATCAGAAGAGCTGTGTCTTTCTGAGGATGAAACTTTTATCTTCATCTTCAGTTCTTCCTTACTGGTGCCTTTATCAGTGGGTGGTATTGGAATCCGTAATTTTAGTGAtccacttttttcctttttctctcctatgaatttttcaggtttttcagTATTTGTGAtgggaattttcattttaataggaGAAGTTACAGAACTGCTGCTGGCTGCCTGTGACTGCATGTGTTTGTGTTGCTGCTCTACCTGGGCAGCTATATAATGATCCCTTACATCAAGATCTAGAGTTTCTAGCTTGCgtttttctctatatttatctAAAGACATTTTCTGAGGAATTACCCCAGGAGTAGCAGAAATAGGCCCATGGTGTTTACTGCTCCCTGCTTTATGAACATATTCTTGCTTAACAGAAGAATGATCAGAAATTTTGTCAGTTCTATGATGTAATCCTGAATGCAGTGATACTGAAGGTCCCTGCTGGAAGTTGATGTTGTATTGGCTACCAGACAAAGATGTCTCCTGTTTCTGTGAATAAATCGGTTCTGTCCTTGTTGATTCTTGATGCTGAGGCCATTCTTGGTGTGATGACAAACCATATGAGGTACTGGGCATTCCTGATGCTAGCACTGACAGATTATCAGATGTATGGCTGTCCTGAACAGATAAATTTCCTGAATTTAGAGGTACCGGTGTAGGGAATGCTGATGTAGATGGTTTCTGAAAACTTGGGTTTGTAGGCACACCTGTGACACTATCTACTAGTATTGAATTCTGGACCAAAGATGAGCCAAGAAGTGGTGTCTCTGAAACTTGTCCATCTACTTTTGGTTTCTTAGCCGCCTGATTAGCctatttacataaaacaaaagaagcaatgaCAACGAAGGAATATAAATTTCTTTGCTTATAAAAGATGACATgagatatatgtaaataaaatcacCTGGAGTTCAGGTTTTCTGTTGCcagtaaataaatgttttatttggagatataTCAAAAGGCTATCAAGTTGAAAATActagttttagaaaaaaaactaaatcttAGCCCATCATGAGACAGTAATTTATCTATTTGAACAATGAATACTTTCATTGTAATCagtgataattaaaaataaaaagtataatgtaCTTGAAAGACCTACACCAAAGTAGCTGAATCAACTATGAATCTATGTAGCTTATGGTATGTCTTAATTATTTACAAATACTGGAAAGATGATTAACCATATCATTTCAAACTGGTTAGCTATGTAATAGTTAAGTGACAAACTGAAAATCTATTAAATCCTGCCAATTTTCTTACCCTCCAGTTTCGAATCCTCTTCAACCTACTAGgtgttttctccaatatttgtAGAAACTCATGTGttagctctaaaaataaaatttaaataaaaaacttagaAGGTGTCTTTAGGATTTAAATTACTTTCAAGTGggcaatattaaaaaa
This region includes:
- the Ccnt2 gene encoding cyclin-T2 isoform X4 produces the protein MATNSLHLTTFCLQYKPTVIACVCIHLACKWSNWEIPVSTDGKHWWEYVDPTVTLELLDELTHEFLQILEKTPSRLKRIRNWRANQAAKKPKVDGQVSETPLLGSSLVQNSILVDSVTGVPTNPSFQKPSTSAFPTPVPLNSGNLSVQDSHTSDNLSVLASGMPSTSYGLSSHQEWPQHQESTRTEPIYSQKQETSLSGSQYNINFQQGPSVSLHSGLHHRTDKISDHSSVKQEYVHKAGSSKHHGPISATPGVIPQKMSLDKYREKRKLETLDLDVRDHYIAAQVEQQHKHMQSQAASSSSVTSPIKMKIPITNTEKPEKFIGEKKEKSGSLKLRIPIPPTDKGTSKEELKMKIKVSSSERHSSSDEGSGKSKHSSPHISRDHKEKHKEHPANRHHASSHKHSHLHSGSSSSSSSGSKHSADGIPPTVLRSPVGLSSDGISSSSSSSRKKLHINDASHNHHSKMSKSSKSSGSSSSSSSSVKQYISSHNSVFNHPLPPPPPVTYQVGYGHLSTLVKLDKKPVETNGPDANHEYSTNSQHMDYKDTFDMLDSLLSAQGMNM
- the Ccnt2 gene encoding cyclin-T2 isoform X3, whose translation is MLLKIFSSIENDGALVIFVSTSKDLAQTSYFMATNSLHLTTFCLQYKPTVIACVCIHLACKWSNWEIPVSTDGKHWWEYVDPTVTLELLDELTHEFLQILEKTPSRLKRIRNWRANQAAKKPKVDGQVSETPLLGSSLVQNSILVDSVTGVPTNPSFQKPSTSAFPTPVPLNSGNLSVQDSHTSDNLSVLASGMPSTSYGLSSHQEWPQHQESTRTEPIYSQKQETSLSGSQYNINFQQGPSVSLHSGLHHRTDKISDHSSVKQEYVHKAGSSKHHGPISATPGVIPQKMSLDKYREKRKLETLDLDVRDHYIAAQVEQQHKHMQSQAASSSSVTSPIKMKIPITNTEKPEKFIGEKKEKSGSLKLRIPIPPTDKGTSKEELKMKIKVSSSERHSSSDEGSGKSKHSSPHISRDHKEKHKEHPANRHHASSHKHSHLHSGSSSSSSSGSKHSADGIPPTVLRSPVGLSSDGISSSSSSSRKKLHINDASHNHHSKMSKSSKSSGSSSSSSSSVKQYISSHNSVFNHPLPPPPPVTYQVGYGHLSTLVKLDKKPVETNGPDANHEYSTNSQHMDYKDTFDMLDSLLSAQGMNM
- the Ccnt2 gene encoding cyclin-T2 isoform X1 yields the protein MASGRGGSSRWFFTREQLENTPSRRCGVEADKELSYRQQAANLIQDMGQRLNVSQLTINTAIVYMHRFYMHHSFTKFSRNIISPTALFLAAKVEEQARKLEHVIKVAHACLHPLEPLLDTKCDAYLQQTQELVLLETIMLQTLGFEITIEHPHTDVVKCTQLVRASKDLAQTSYFMATNSLHLTTFCLQYKPTVIACVCIHLACKWSNWEIPVSTDGKHWWEYVDPTVTLELLDELTHEFLQILEKTPSRLKRIRNWRANQAAKKPKVDGQVSETPLLGSSLVQNSILVDSVTGVPTNPSFQKPSTSAFPTPVPLNSGNLSVQDSHTSDNLSVLASGMPSTSYGLSSHQEWPQHQESTRTEPIYSQKQETSLSGSQYNINFQQGPSVSLHSGLHHRTDKISDHSSVKQEYVHKAGSSKHHGPISATPGVIPQKMSLDKYREKRKLETLDLDVRDHYIAAQVEQQHKHMQSQAASSSSVTSPIKMKIPITNTEKPEKFIGEKKEKSGSLKLRIPIPPTDKGTSKEELKMKIKVSSSERHSSSDEGSGKSKHSSPHISRDHKEKHKEHPANRHHASSHKHSHLHSGSSSSSSSGSKHSADGIPPTVLRSPVGLSSDGISSSSSSSRKKLHINDASHNHHSKMSKSSKSSGSSSSSSSSVKQYISSHNSVFNHPLPPPPPVTYQVGYGHLSTLVKLDKKPVETNGPDANHEYSTNSQHMDYKDTFDMLDSLLSAQGMNM
- the Ccnt2 gene encoding cyclin-T2 isoform X2, with the translated sequence MASGRGGSSRWFFTREQLENTPSRRCGVEADKELSYRQQAANLIQDMGQRLNVSQLTINTAIVYMHRFYMHHSFTKFSRNIISPTALFLAAKVEEQARKLEHVIKVAHACLHPLEPLLDTKCDAYLQQTQELVLLETIMLQTLGFEITIEHPHTDVVKCTQLVRASKDLAQTSYFMATNSLHLTTFCLQYKPTVIACVCIHLACKWSNWEIPVSTDGKHWWEYVDPTVTLELLDELTHEFLQILEKTPSRLKRIRNWRANQAAKKPKVDGQVSETPLLGSSLVQNSILVDSVTGVPTNPSFQKPSTSAFPTPVPLNSGNLSVQDSHTSDNLSVLASGMPSTSYGLSSHQEWPQHQESTRTEPIYSQKQETSLSGSQYNINFQQGPSVSLHSGLHHRTDKISDHSSVKQEYVHKAGSSKHHGPISATPGVIPQKMSLDKYREKRKLETLDLDVRDHYIAAQVEQQHKHMQSQAASSSSVTSPIKMKIPITNTEKPEKFIGEKKEKSGSLKLRIPIPPTDKGTSKEELKMKIKVSSSERHSSSDEGSGKSKHSSPHISRDHKEKHKEHPANRHHASSHKHSHLHSGSSSSSSSGSKHSADGIPPTVLRSPVGLSSDGISSSSSSSRKKLHINDASHNHHSKMSKSSKSSGGLRTSQHPRETGQEASGDQRS